One genomic segment of Oncorhynchus masou masou isolate Uvic2021 unplaced genomic scaffold, UVic_Omas_1.1 unplaced_scaffold_1442, whole genome shotgun sequence includes these proteins:
- the LOC135530861 gene encoding tropomodulin-3-like, with amino-acid sequence MALSFKKDLEKYKEIDEDEILNNLSEQELKQLETALEEMDPENALLPASMRQKDHTVKAATGPYSREKLLSFLEKEALEYKDRDDVVSFSGERKGRRPWSIKTEMMLCLSLERGKVGGPGV; translated from the exons atggcATTGTCGTTTAAGAAAGACCTGGAGAAGTACAAGGAGATTGACGAGGATGAGATCCTTAACAACCTGTCAGAGCAAGAACTCAAACAACTGGAGACTGCCCTGGAGGAGATGGACCCAGAg AATGCATTGCTGCCAGCGTCGATGCGTCAGAAGGACCACACAGTGAAAGCAGCCACCGGCCCCTACAGCAGAGAGAAACTACTCAGCTTTCTGGAGAAGGAGGCCCTGGAGTATAAAGACAGAGATGATGTTGTGTCTTTCTCTGGAGAGAGGAAAGGTAGGAGGCCCTGGAGTATAAAGACAGAGATGATGTTGTGTCTTTCTCTGGAGAGAGGAAAGGTAGGAGGCCCTGGAGTATAA